In Deltaproteobacteria bacterium, the genomic window CACATGCTGAAGAGCGGGTCGATGCAGCGGCTGACTATGATACGAACAATGTTTTTGCCCGAATCCTGCGTGGTGAATTACCGGCGGATATCGTCTTTGAGAGTGAATACGCACTGGCATTTCATGACATCAGCCCGAAGGCGAGGGTGCATGTGCTGGTCATTCCCAAGGGGCCTTACACGAATATATTGCAATTCAACCAGAATGCCAGCAGCGAAGAGAAACTTGGCTTGCTCGATGCGATCAGCCAAACCGCCAGGATCA contains:
- a CDS encoding histidine triad nucleotide-binding protein, with the translated sequence MLLLSCLAHAEERVDAAADYDTNNVFARILRGELPADIVFESEYALAFHDISPKARVHVLVIPKGPYTNILQFNQNASSEEKLGLLDAISQTARIMGVDESGFRLVSNTGRDGGQTVPHLHFHLIGGEHL